One genomic segment of Mangifera indica cultivar Alphonso chromosome 6, CATAS_Mindica_2.1, whole genome shotgun sequence includes these proteins:
- the LOC123217978 gene encoding methyl-CpG-binding domain-containing protein 11-like: MESKEEVISVELPAPPAWKKMYLPKKGGTPRKSEIMFIAPTGEEIINRKQLEQYLKSHPGSPKISEFDWGTGETPRRSARISEKAKATPTPEKEPPKKRGRKSLSGSKKDNKEAEATPEKTEGEKDVEMQDAEVTEKDEKTQELDKTVNKDVNLEKTGAENEKPVEESKENKEKGVPDAKIIESAIEVQKPETEETATEVTSNEKEKVEDSLENDPRSEKGTGASDDNKVDNPDAMTTDANGGVKKEQANRSAPATHVENKDKQDEPKNEENSTVQVDEKGKEIDAEVIEIGKVEQMGRTEAPQQPAPVSC, from the exons ATGGAGAGCAAAGAGGAAGTTATTTCTGTTGAGCTACCAGCACCTCCTGCTTGGAAGAAAatg TACTTGCCGAAGAAAGGGGGTACCCCGAGGAAAAGTGAGATCATGTTTATTGCTCCTACTGGGGAGGAGATTATTAACAGAAAACAACTGGAGCAGTACCTAAAATCTCATCCTGGTAGTCCTAAAATCTCAGAGTTTGATTGGGGCACTGGTGAGACCCCAAGGAGATCCGCAAGGATAAGTGAGAAGGCCAAGGCAACTCCAACTCCAGAAAAGGAGCCTCCAAAGAAGCGAGGCCGAAAATCATTGTCGGGGTCAAAGAAGGATAACAAAGAAGCTGAAGCTACTCCAGAGAAAACTGAGGGGGAGAAAGATGTTGAAATGCAGGATGCAGAAGTTACTGAGAAAGATGAGAAAACACAAGAATTGGACAAGACTGTAAACAAAGATGTCAATTTGGAGAAAACTGGTGCAGAGAATGAAAAACCTGTCGAGGAATCCAAGGAGAACAAAGAAAAAGGAGTTCCTGATGCTAAAATAATTGAAAGTGCAATAGAAGTGCAGAAGCCAGAAACTGAAGAGACAGCTACTGAAGTAACTTCAAATGAAAAAGAGAAGGTTGAAGACTCTCTGGAAAATGATCCTCGGAGTGAGAAAGGGACTGGTGCTAGTGATGACAACAAAGTGGACAACCCTGATGCTATGACCACGGATGCAAATGGGGGAGTGAAGAAAGAGCAAGCCAACAGATCAGCACCTGCAACCCATGTTGAGAACAAAGATAAGCAAGACGAGCCAAAGAATGAAGAGAATTCTACTGTGCAGGTTGATGAGAAAGGCAAAGAAATCGATGCAGAGGTTATTGAAATTGGGAAAGTTGAGCAAATGGGGCGAACTGAAGCCCCACAACAGCCAGCTCCAGTGAGCTGTTAA